A section of the Primulina eburnea isolate SZY01 chromosome 1, ASM2296580v1, whole genome shotgun sequence genome encodes:
- the LOC140824809 gene encoding protein yippee-like isoform X2, translated as MFECMITSFHCRHGKAYLFDKVVNTTFGQKEERMMTTGLHIAADIFCVLCGSLVGWKYETAQEKSQKYKEGKSVLERFKICGPDGSRYWAGHDIHSGGSDADDA; from the exons ATGTTTGAATGCATGATTACG TCTTTCCACTGTCGGCATGGGAAGGCTTATCTCTTCGATAAGGT AGTAAACACAACCTTTGGACAGAAAGAAGAAAGGATGATGACTACTGGGTTGCACATAGCTGCTGATATCTTCTGTGTCCTATGTGGTTCACTTGTTGGATGGAAATAT GAAACTGCACAAGAAAAGAGTCAAAAGTACAAAGAAGGCAAATCTGTTCTTGAACG GTTCAAGATTTGTGGCCCTGATGGAAGTAGATATTGGGCCGGCCATGACATACACAGTGGAGGAAGCGATGCAGACGACGCTTGA
- the LOC140824809 gene encoding protein yippee-like isoform X1 yields MGRVFVVFLEGKIYSCKHCGTHLALSEDIMSKSFHCRHGKAYLFDKVVNTTFGQKEERMMTTGLHIAADIFCVLCGSLVGWKYETAQEKSQKYKEGKSVLERFKICGPDGSRYWAGHDIHSGGSDADDA; encoded by the exons ATGGGAAGGGTGTTTGTTGTTTTTCTTGAAGGAAAGATCTACAGTTGCAAGCACTGTGGGACCCATCTTGCTCTCAGTGAAGACATCATGTCCAAG TCTTTCCACTGTCGGCATGGGAAGGCTTATCTCTTCGATAAGGT AGTAAACACAACCTTTGGACAGAAAGAAGAAAGGATGATGACTACTGGGTTGCACATAGCTGCTGATATCTTCTGTGTCCTATGTGGTTCACTTGTTGGATGGAAATAT GAAACTGCACAAGAAAAGAGTCAAAAGTACAAAGAAGGCAAATCTGTTCTTGAACG GTTCAAGATTTGTGGCCCTGATGGAAGTAGATATTGGGCCGGCCATGACATACACAGTGGAGGAAGCGATGCAGACGACGCTTGA
- the LOC140824791 gene encoding arginyl-tRNA--protein transferase 2-like isoform X1, with translation MADAMKLRSEASTSGSGGNGGRVESVVVDVGRRKSTCGYCKSGARTRISHGLWAHSLTVDDYQALLDRGWRRSGCFLYKPEMEKTCCPSYAIRLKASDFSPSKEQMRVSKRMQRFLDGKLEVKNSTELIKETEASRGSCCSVNISNKSSDATDSMEVDCEGKEKAHKFIHSLSNEIDHAIKLCMESGELSSDFQLPKAAVKRVAPAKKKLQADMLEDLIFSCNISFQIAAILRRTRKDFEVVKSSEHGLGVNRDSSELSPKAIAEILVSHLKQLAKSFGLSVRACNGHINFYSTTGKVCFDEEIGSGTMSKTPSTADKVNDRHSKKSCGAPQGHRLRFEIRLKRSSFDYEEYSLYKKYQLRVHNDTLDHVTESSYKRFLVDTPLVHVSLNGDGAAPPCGFGSFHQQYVLDGKLIAVGVIDILPNCLSSKYLFWDPDLASLSLGKYSALEEIKWINENQMHCPSLQYYYLGYYIHSCSKMRYKAAYRPSELLCPLRYQWVPYDVAKQLLDRRNYVSLSDFSALQNEDSLLPNVFDILEEQQNDFVQDTSSDAVNEDEMAEMDSEDSNDKADSEAIGATSVESENADLSDLLIGLRGARLRYETIRHAFDSSQRKLLEAQLQRYVRVVGTELSEQMVYSLG, from the exons ATGGCGGATGCGATGAAACTGAGAAGCGAAGCTAGCACCAGCGGCAGTGGCGGAAATGGTGGGAGAGTTGAAAGCGTCGTGGTGGATGTGGGCCGCCGTAAAAGCACCTGTGGATACTGTAAATCTGGTGCGCGCACCAGAATTTCTCACG GACTTTGGGCACATAGTCTAACGGTTGATGACTATCAAG CACTCCTCGACAGAGGATGGAGACGATCTGGCTGTTTTTTGTACAAGCCTGAGATGGAGAAAACATGTTGCCCTTCTTATGCAATCCGTCTTAAGGCCTCCGACTTTAGTCCTTCCAAAGAACAAATGCGAGTATCAAAAAGAATGCAAAG gtttcttgaTGGCAAACTAGAGGTGAAAAATTCAACCGAGTTAATTAAAGAGACAGAAGCTTCTAGGGGATCCTGCTGTAGTGTAAATATCTCGAATAAAAGTTCTGATGCAACAGATTCGATGGAAGTTGATTGTGAAGGTAAGGAGAAGGCCCACAAGTTTATACATTCCTTATCAAATGAGATTGATCATGCGATAAAATTATGCATGGAGAGTGGGGAGCTTTCCTCCGATTTCCAGTTGCCAAAGGCAGCTGTCAAAAGAGTTGCTCCGGCTAAAAAAAAGTTGCAAGCAGACATGCTCGAAGATCTCATATTCTCCTGCAATATTTCCTTCCAGATTGCAGCTATTTTAAGACGAACAAGGAAGGATTTTGAGGTTGTGAAGTCATCTGAACATGGCTTGGGGGTAAACAGAGATTCATCTGAGCTCTCTCCCAAGGCAATTGCAGAAATTTTGGTGAGCCATTTAAAGCAGCTGGCAAAATCTTTTGGTTTGTCTGTCAGAGCTTGTAATGGACATATCAATTTCTATTCCACTACAGGAAAAGTTTGTTTCGATGAAGAAATAGGAAGTGGTACAATGTCAAAAACACCTTCTACAGCTGACAAGGTTAATGACAGGCATTCAAAGAAAAGCTGTGGAGCACCTCAGGGTCATAGACTGAGGTTTGAAATTCGGTTGAAAAGGTCTAGCTTTGATTACGAAGAATATTCCTTGTATAAGAAATATCAGCTTAGAGTGCATAATGACACCCTTGATCATGTCACTGAAAGCTCATACAAGAGATTTTTGGTTGATACCCCCTTGGTTCATGTTTCACTAAATGGTGATGGTGCAGCACCTCCATGTGGTTTTGGTTCTTTCCATCAGCAGTATGTGTTAGATGGGAAGCTAATTGCAGTTGGTGTCATTGATATACTCCCAAATTGTTTGTCgagcaaatatttattttgGGACCCTGACCTTGCCTCCCTGTCACTTGGTAAGTACTCAGCTTTAGAAGAAATCAAGTGGATTAATGAGAATCAAATGCATTGCCCAAGTCTCCAGTATTATTATCTTGGGTATTACATTCACTCCTGCAGCAAGATGAGATACAAAGCTGCATATCGACCATCTGAGCTTCTATGCCCTCTTCGTTACCA GTGGGTTCCCTATGATGTTGCAAAGCAGTTGCTTGATAGAAGAAATTATGTCTCGTTATCTGATTTTTCTGCTTTACAAAATGAAGATTCATTGCTGCCAAATGTTTTTGATATCTTGGAGGAGCAACAAAATGACTTCGTCCAAGACACCTCGAGTGATGCTGTAAATGAGGATGAGATGGCTGAAATGGACTCGGAAGATTCTAATGATAAAGCAGACTCAGAAGCTATTGGTGCAACTTCAGTGGAATCGGAAAATGCGGACCTCAGTGATTTGTTGATTGGATTGAGGGGAGCTCGTCTGAGATACGAG ACCATACGACATGCTTTTGATTCCAGTCAGAGGAAGTTACTGGAAGCCCAGTTGCAGAGATATGTTCGAGTTGTGGGCACAGAACTTTCTGAGCAAATGGTTTACTCTCTGGGATGA
- the LOC140824791 gene encoding arginyl-tRNA--protein transferase 1-like isoform X2, translating to MTIKVDSLALFRCILLRSYLATLLDRGWRRSGCFLYKPEMEKTCCPSYAIRLKASDFSPSKEQMRVSKRMQRFLDGKLEVKNSTELIKETEASRGSCCSVNISNKSSDATDSMEVDCEGKEKAHKFIHSLSNEIDHAIKLCMESGELSSDFQLPKAAVKRVAPAKKKLQADMLEDLIFSCNISFQIAAILRRTRKDFEVVKSSEHGLGVNRDSSELSPKAIAEILVSHLKQLAKSFGLSVRACNGHINFYSTTGKVCFDEEIGSGTMSKTPSTADKVNDRHSKKSCGAPQGHRLRFEIRLKRSSFDYEEYSLYKKYQLRVHNDTLDHVTESSYKRFLVDTPLVHVSLNGDGAAPPCGFGSFHQQYVLDGKLIAVGVIDILPNCLSSKYLFWDPDLASLSLGKYSALEEIKWINENQMHCPSLQYYYLGYYIHSCSKMRYKAAYRPSELLCPLRYQWVPYDVAKQLLDRRNYVSLSDFSALQNEDSLLPNVFDILEEQQNDFVQDTSSDAVNEDEMAEMDSEDSNDKADSEAIGATSVESENADLSDLLIGLRGARLRYETIRHAFDSSQRKLLEAQLQRYVRVVGTELSEQMVYSLG from the exons ATGACTATCAAGGTCGATTCTCTGGCTTTATTTCGATGCATTTTGCTAAGATCCTACCTCGCCA CACTCCTCGACAGAGGATGGAGACGATCTGGCTGTTTTTTGTACAAGCCTGAGATGGAGAAAACATGTTGCCCTTCTTATGCAATCCGTCTTAAGGCCTCCGACTTTAGTCCTTCCAAAGAACAAATGCGAGTATCAAAAAGAATGCAAAG gtttcttgaTGGCAAACTAGAGGTGAAAAATTCAACCGAGTTAATTAAAGAGACAGAAGCTTCTAGGGGATCCTGCTGTAGTGTAAATATCTCGAATAAAAGTTCTGATGCAACAGATTCGATGGAAGTTGATTGTGAAGGTAAGGAGAAGGCCCACAAGTTTATACATTCCTTATCAAATGAGATTGATCATGCGATAAAATTATGCATGGAGAGTGGGGAGCTTTCCTCCGATTTCCAGTTGCCAAAGGCAGCTGTCAAAAGAGTTGCTCCGGCTAAAAAAAAGTTGCAAGCAGACATGCTCGAAGATCTCATATTCTCCTGCAATATTTCCTTCCAGATTGCAGCTATTTTAAGACGAACAAGGAAGGATTTTGAGGTTGTGAAGTCATCTGAACATGGCTTGGGGGTAAACAGAGATTCATCTGAGCTCTCTCCCAAGGCAATTGCAGAAATTTTGGTGAGCCATTTAAAGCAGCTGGCAAAATCTTTTGGTTTGTCTGTCAGAGCTTGTAATGGACATATCAATTTCTATTCCACTACAGGAAAAGTTTGTTTCGATGAAGAAATAGGAAGTGGTACAATGTCAAAAACACCTTCTACAGCTGACAAGGTTAATGACAGGCATTCAAAGAAAAGCTGTGGAGCACCTCAGGGTCATAGACTGAGGTTTGAAATTCGGTTGAAAAGGTCTAGCTTTGATTACGAAGAATATTCCTTGTATAAGAAATATCAGCTTAGAGTGCATAATGACACCCTTGATCATGTCACTGAAAGCTCATACAAGAGATTTTTGGTTGATACCCCCTTGGTTCATGTTTCACTAAATGGTGATGGTGCAGCACCTCCATGTGGTTTTGGTTCTTTCCATCAGCAGTATGTGTTAGATGGGAAGCTAATTGCAGTTGGTGTCATTGATATACTCCCAAATTGTTTGTCgagcaaatatttattttgGGACCCTGACCTTGCCTCCCTGTCACTTGGTAAGTACTCAGCTTTAGAAGAAATCAAGTGGATTAATGAGAATCAAATGCATTGCCCAAGTCTCCAGTATTATTATCTTGGGTATTACATTCACTCCTGCAGCAAGATGAGATACAAAGCTGCATATCGACCATCTGAGCTTCTATGCCCTCTTCGTTACCA GTGGGTTCCCTATGATGTTGCAAAGCAGTTGCTTGATAGAAGAAATTATGTCTCGTTATCTGATTTTTCTGCTTTACAAAATGAAGATTCATTGCTGCCAAATGTTTTTGATATCTTGGAGGAGCAACAAAATGACTTCGTCCAAGACACCTCGAGTGATGCTGTAAATGAGGATGAGATGGCTGAAATGGACTCGGAAGATTCTAATGATAAAGCAGACTCAGAAGCTATTGGTGCAACTTCAGTGGAATCGGAAAATGCGGACCTCAGTGATTTGTTGATTGGATTGAGGGGAGCTCGTCTGAGATACGAG ACCATACGACATGCTTTTGATTCCAGTCAGAGGAAGTTACTGGAAGCCCAGTTGCAGAGATATGTTCGAGTTGTGGGCACAGAACTTTCTGAGCAAATGGTTTACTCTCTGGGATGA